In Corvus moneduloides isolate bCorMon1 chromosome 3, bCorMon1.pri, whole genome shotgun sequence, one DNA window encodes the following:
- the KCNS3 gene encoding potassium voltage-gated channel subfamily S member 3 encodes MVYGEFFHRPGKDAELINLNVGGFKQSVDQSTLLRFPHTRLGKLLKCHSEEAILELCDDYSVADKEYYFDRNPSLFRYVLNFYYTGKLHVMEELCVFSFCQEIEYWGINELFIDSCCSNRYQERKEEGPDKDWEQKSNDSIDSSNEESSIFDKELEKFDNLCFGEIRKKIWVRMENPAYCLSAKLIAVSSLSVVLASIVAMCIHSMPEFQRLDANDREIGDPVLEAVEITCIIWFTAELVIRLFTAPSQRKFWKKPLNIIDFVSIIPFYATLAVDTKEEESEDIENMGKVVQILRLMRIFRILKLARHSVGLRSLGATLRHSYQEVGLLLLFLSVGISIFSVLVYSVEKDDDSSELQSIPVCWWWATISMTTVGYGDTYPVTLAGKLLGTLCIICGILVVALPITIIFNKFSKYYQKQKAIDRDQCNNDRKEKSNDLPYFNIRDIYAKKMHSFISSLSSVGIVVSDQDSTDASSIQDMEDVYNTVSLENGTGK; translated from the coding sequence ATGGTTTATGGTGAATTTTTCCACAGACCTGGCAAAGACGCAGAGCTTATAAATTTGAATGTGGGTGGCTTTAAGCAGTCAGTGGATCAAAGCACCTTGCTCCGATTTCCCCATACCAGACTGGGAAAACTTCTCAAATGCCATTCAGAAGAGGCCATTCTAGAACTTTGTGATGATTATAGTGTGGCAGACAAGGAATATTACTTTGACAGGAATCCTTCCTTGTTCCGATAtgttctgaatttttattaTACGGGCAAACTTCACGTTATGGAAGAACTTTgtgtcttttccttctgccaggaAATAGAGTACTGGGGGATAAATGAGCTGTTTATtgattcctgctgcagcaatCGGTACCAAGAACGGAAAGAGGAAGGTCCTGATAAAGACTGGGAGCAGAAGAGCAATGACAGTATAGACTCCTCCAATGAAGAGTCATCCATATTTGATAAAGAGCTAGAAAAGTTTGACAATCTGTGTTTTGgtgaaataagaaagaagatCTGGGTTAGAATGGAAAATCCTGCATACTGCTTGTCTGCCAAGTTAATTGCCGTGTCATCCCTGAGTGTTGTTCTGGCATCAATTGTGGCCATGTGCATTCACAGCATGCCAGAATTTCAAAGGCTGGATGCCAATGACAGGGAGATTGGAGACCCTGTGCTGGAAGCTGTGGAGATTACGTGCATCATCTGGTTTACTGCTGAGCTAGTGATCAGGCTCTTCACCGCTCCAAGTCAAAGGAAGTTCTGGAAGAAACCACTGAACATCATTGATTTTGTCTCTATTATCCCATTTTATGCCACACTGGCTGTGGACAcgaaggaagaagaaagtgaagaTATTGAGAACATGGGGAAAGTGGTTCAGATCCTGCGGTTAATGAGGATATTTCGCATCCTGAAACTGGCCAGGCACTCTGTAGGGCTGCGGTCTTTGGGCGCCACGTTGAGACACAGCTATCAAGAAGTTGgacttctgcttttgtttttgtcagTTGGGATTTCTATTTTTTCGGTGCTTGTCTACTCAGTGGAGAAGGATGATGACTCGTCAGAACTGCAGAGCATCCCTGTTTGCTGGTGGTGGGCAACCATCAGCATGACCACTGTTGGTTATGGGGACACTTACCCAGTCACACTTGCTGGAAAGCTGCTTGGCACCCTCTGCATTATCTGTGGGATACTGGTGGTAGCACTTCCAATCACCATTATTTTCAATAAGTTTTCTAAGTACTACCAAAAGCAAAAAGCCATTGATAGAGACCAGTGCAACAATGATCGCAAGGAGAAAAGCAATGACCTCCCCTATTTTAACATTAGGGATATTTATGCAAAAAAGATGCACTCCTTCATTTCTAGCCTTTCTTCAGTAGGAATTGTAGTCAGCGACCAAGATTCAACAGATGCCTCCAGTATCCAAGATATGGAGGATGTTTATAACACAGTA